Part of the Ignavibacteriales bacterium genome is shown below.
CAAAAGAATGGGTGCCGTTAGAATTGTGCTTGCGCGAGAATGTTCTATCGATGAAATAAAAAAAATCAGAGCAAAAACTGATTTAGAAATTGAAGCTTTCATTCACGGTGCAATGTGTATCGCTGTTAGTGGAAGATGTTTTATGAGCCATCATTTGTTTGGTAAAAGTGCAAATCGAGGTGAATGTGTGCAACCATGCAGAAGAGAATACGAGGTTTATGATCCTTCGATCAATAAGTCATTAATCGTTGGGGAAGATTATATTATGTCTCCCAAAGATCTTTGTACAATTGAATTTATTGATCAGCTAATTGAAGCTGGAATTGATTCATTTAAAATTGAAGGAAGAAAGCGTGCACCGGAATATGTTGCAAAAGTTGTTTCAGTTTATCGACAGGCAATTGATCTTTACTTTGCACAAAGGGATGGAAAGCAAGAAAATCTTTTAACCGAGGATAAGAAAAAAGAATTATTAGAAGAACTTGAAAAAGTATACAACCGTGGATTTTCATCAGGTTTTTATTTTGATACTCCATCTTCTGAAGAATACGCAGGTGTTCACGGCAGCAGAGCGACTACACGAAAAGTTTACGTTGGAAAAGTCTTAAATTACTTTAAAGATATTGAAATAGCCCACATCATTTTGGAAACCGGCGAGTTAAATTCCAGCGATAACATTTTAATTATCGGTGAAACAACAGGTGTTATCGAAATTAAAATTGAAATGATGAATGTAAATGACAAAATGAGTGCAACAGCAAAAAAGGGAGACGAAATTACATTAAAAATTCTCACACTTGTTAGAAGAAATGATAAAGTTTATTTGATTAAATCGATTGATATATCAAATTGAACTTTTGAATTCAAATCTAAGTTTTATTGGATACTTACAAACTTTCAATTTTATAATCTTTTATGAGCCCATTTGAAATAATATTGTATTTAATTGGAGGATTGATTTTGCTTTTTATTGGAGCA
Proteins encoded:
- a CDS encoding U32 family peptidase, whose protein sequence is MNNILHKPELMAPAGDWTMLRAAVSNGADAVYFGLDKLNMRAKAANFTVEELPSIISFCAEYNVKTYLTINTIVFEEELSDLEEIIIAAKKNDVDRIICSDLAVADLCYKHQIPFCISTQSSISNSLAADVYKRMGAVRIVLARECSIDEIKKIRAKTDLEIEAFIHGAMCIAVSGRCFMSHHLFGKSANRGECVQPCRREYEVYDPSINKSLIVGEDYIMSPKDLCTIEFIDQLIEAGIDSFKIEGRKRAPEYVAKVVSVYRQAIDLYFAQRDGKQENLLTEDKKKELLEELEKVYNRGFSSGFYFDTPSSEEYAGVHGSRATTRKVYVGKVLNYFKDIEIAHIILETGELNSSDNILIIGETTGVIEIKIEMMNVNDKMSATAKKGDEITLKILTLVRRNDKVYLIKSIDISN